DNA from Ananas comosus cultivar F153 linkage group 12, ASM154086v1, whole genome shotgun sequence:
AATAAATGGCCGTAGCTGTTGCTTAGAGTGGTGCGTTTTGAAGAAGCCCCACTAATTCAAGCGTGGTTGTAATACAAAACTGCATGTGAACTTCTACTTATAAAAGCTAGCacaggagagaaagaaagaaaggaaaaaaaagaaaaagaaaaaagaaaaggagtttGTAGGTAAAAGTGCATGCTTCTGAGAAAAGcaagtgttggcttaaatggaccaGCATCCTGTCCtatggcgggaggccatgtgagccgagtcatgttcgaaatggcgtgagactgggttgggccgagtcatgttcgaagtggcgtgaggccaggtgggctaagtcacaatcgagacccgtgggcgttgtttctgtacgctttaagtgaattggttgcgtatttctaaccgctcgagcttttgggattaatggttagcactaACGATCCGACAgcaagatctagagagagagaggggatggttTGTAGTaatagaggagagagatggaCTTTAGCTGGAACAACGGCTCTGGTCACAGAAGGCACCAAAGGAATTGGGTATagtagtataataataataataataataataatgataataatccATATGAATTCTCACTTcttcatatcttttcttttctttttttgtcaccgcaaaaacaaaaaaaacaagagcACATGGTTGatgattttataattaaatttgtgttattattggtttttttgcttgtttatgTCACTTCATCAAAAAatgcatttctttttcttttgaagagAAGTGGATCGAAAATTTTGTGGAGTTTAAGGTATATAAAGGAGAGGttgatcttaaattttgtaAAGAATAAGTTATATGTCTCCGTTTGGTTCgtatataagcaagaactagttattaaagggataggtacaaatatgaaaataagaaaaataacattaatttagatgaaaattagattgttcctcaggataagaaaaatagtgtttgaataaataatatggaataagaaaatagtgggtagttatatatagaaaatgaaggtatTGGTGGGGAtaattataccagcttatttcagatACCCGAGAGCTACTATTctcgaataaaaaaatagcgtttggatataaagggtgggataaggagttattccaccccttatccccaatccaaacCGGGCCTGCTCATGATCATCAGGGAACAAAAAAGGTCTAGGCCCACTTGGACTTGAATGTGAATGCAAatcacaaaaagagaaaaaataataataataaattaggagGTTGCATTTTGTATGGAGGAAATTTATTTGGTGTGATTAACTATCTTGCCTGGATTTCTATTAGACTCTCTGACATGCACCTAAAATCcgtaattaatattatttatctattctTGGCTActttaagttttatatatttgctttgaattgaaaattttatccaGGCATGCCATTGTCGAAGAGTTAGCAGGATTTGGTGCAACAGTACATACATGTTCTAGGAATGAAGCAGACCTCCAGAATTGCTTGGAGAAATGGGAAAAGATGAACTTGAAAGTCACTGGATCAGTGTGCGATGTCTCTTCTAGGAGTGAAAGAGAGAAGTTAATGGAGAGGGTTCAATCCATTTTTCATGGAAAGCTCAACATCCTTGTACGTAATATATAACTATCTATCACCAACCACCCCTAGTACAAGTAGTAAAGGACTTAATGATCGGTACCTAATGTTTCAAATTTGAACtctaattatttcacatttttagataatttttttctaaaaaaacatGACCGAAGTGATAAGTTATCTATAGTTTTTCCTAGTATTACAACATTCTATCAAAAGTTATTTAAGTTTATGTGACATGGATAGGGAATGAGCTGAGTTTTACAGCTCCAAGTAACTTGCTTTGAGTGAAGAGTATAATTTAtccatttttttctttggttttttttggtttttgttttagTCCTTTTTTGTTTCGGttgttttttatgtttttcgaGACTGCATTGCCCTAAAAGTTATTTAAGTTTCTGTGTCTAAGCATAAAGAGATAAGTGGTGCACAAAGTACGTGTTTTCCAAAGAACTCAATAGCTGTTATTAATTTGCCTTCGAACCgcatatatttttaagaaatagctACTAAAATTAACAATTAAGAGATCCATTAATCCATGTTTGTCTGTTTCACTGGttagagctactatacttttatgagcaTAAgtttttttgtactcataaattttcggccattagataaaaatatatgcgGTTAACATGATAgtagtcctctagggttgagtcggtggttgattgaatagtatgatttaacgggtgaaaatgatcaaaggaacaTATCGAATGtccgaaaacttataagtataaaaggacttatattatacttataaaaatatagtagcctgACTCGTGTTTCACGCGCAGGTTAATAATGCAGGAATAATCCGCATGAAGTCAACAACAGAGCACACAGCAGAGGACTACTCTGTTACCATGGCCACAAATTTTGAATCTGCTTTCCATCTGAGCCAATTAGCTCACCCCCTTCTTAAGGCATCAGGGAAGGGCAATATTGTCTTTATATCCTCCATTGCAGGGATCATAGGGTTCCCTTCTTTCTCCATCTATGCAGCAACTAAAGGTAGATAGATACAtgtgaatttgaaaaaaaaaattttgtttaactaaattttgataTGCTTGATGTTTGGTTTTCCTCTGATCAGGAGCGATGAATCAAGTCACAAAAAATCTGGCTTGCGAATGGGCAGGCGACAATATACGCGTAAATTGCGTAGCTCCAGGACCAATCAGAACTCATATCGTGCAATCGGTGCTGCTctgatattattttaaatttatataaaataataattattttttaatatatttttaacatttatattcaacagatatataactcttataatttttattggattggaGAACAAACGATTCTCCAATTACTGAACAGTTCTACTAATGTGCGAGTGAATATTAGCGAATTAATTGCTTCTCTTCTTGTTAATTGTTATCCTTCAATAGCTACATAGAAATGAGGAGCTCATGGCCAGAGAATTTGTTCGGATTCCGCTCGGGCGAATCGGCGAGCCGGAGGAGGTGGCTTCGACGGTGGCTTTTCTTTGCATGCCTGCCGCGTCGTACATCACCGGCCAAGTCATCTGCGTCGACGGCGGCCGCACAATCAACGGTGCTTCCTAGTGTCCTCCCTAGCAGGTTTATGAAGCTGCAGAAACTTTTATTTAGGTGTTGAAACTTGGAACTAAGCTTCAGATATGTAGAAGCTCTAAGCATAGTTATGGAATTGGATGTGTTGCGTTTAGGTTCATTTCAAATGTGNTAACTATAGGGGTGAGTCAACACAGGTCTCTGAGggataaaaaagtatatatatatattttttatattaactttttatgtgggataaataaaaaattttaaaaattttaaagggcaCGTAAGCAATTGCCTCATGATTGTTTATGTCATATAATGGCTacataaatagtaataatacaTAACATGGGATCGATGTGACTACGTATTATTGTGTGAAAAAGTCATAAATAAAGTGATTGTTGTGATCAAATCAGTCACTCAAAAACTGCCAAGGTAGATTTTTCTCTCGCTGTCTTAGTATGTATTATGTAGAAGTTTCAGCATAACATTTGACCATCATTATCGACCGTTCCTAtcgtaaatagtaaaaaatttgatagttgatactCGAGATTTCGAGtacgaatcctaattgatttacattttcaactaagtttatttataaataaatattttcaacGAAAGGTGTTAACTACatatctttctcaaaaaaaaaaaaaaacatttgaccATCGTTATTGCATCATCTATGGAGAAGCAGGATCGATCGATCTCCACCATTGGatccaattaatttattttttcgcaTGACAttctttcatattttaatttttttaataaaaaatagtatattatctattaatttcattcattaaataaataaatttatctacAAAATATAGAGATAGTTGAGGCCTCAAGAAGACTACGTACATTCCACACCTAAGTGCccaggaaaaaataaatattaaattactattaactttgttaaatttaataattttaattactttaattgaataaaattaaaataactagAACTAGTAGTTAATAGTAgcgttaaatttaattatatttctaatttataaaagtataacaacttaaatagaagaaaagttGTTGGTATGCCGGCCGAAAAATTATATAGTCAAGAGCCTATTTTGGAACGGCATATAGTTTAAGGGTGTTCTcagtgaatttgaatttgttaaccttaattaaatagaaattaaattttggaaaaaaaaaaaaacaaaaaaaaaagatttgacaTTGCTGGTAGAGTTTTAACACCTTTCTTGttggattcgaacttgaaatcttaggtaatcatcaaattctttatcacttgcgCTAAGAATAGTTGCTTACgtctctcttgtttttttttttttttttgagagataggtagcatgctacctgcttcgtttatttcatttaaaaataaacttagccgaaaatataaatcaattaggattcgaacttgggacctcgagtaccaactaccaagtcttttgtcacttgctctagagacggtcagtTACGGCTCTcttgtttgtgtttttttttttgagagagagagatatgctacatgcttcgtttatttcatttagaaataaacttagctagaaatgtgaatcaattaggattcgaacttgggtctcggataccaatcaccaagctctttgccacttgctctcgGGATGGTCGGTGTTACGTTTCTCTTGTTCGTATGTGTTTATAGGAGAGTGGCTAGAGGATATGTGGCCGTCCATTAATTCGTCCTTTTTTAAGAAGCCCTGCTTTATTGTGAGAAAAAGCGCTTTTCAAAAGAGATAG
Protein-coding regions in this window:
- the LOC109718575 gene encoding tropinone reductase homolog At1g07440-like, producing the protein MVCSNRGERWTLAGTTALVTEGTKGIGHAIVEELAGFGATVHTCSRNEADLQNCLEKWEKMNLKVTGSVCDVSSRSEREKLMERVQSIFHGKLNILVNNAGIIRMKSTTEHTAEDYSVTMATNFESAFHLSQLAHPLLKASGKGNIVFISSIAGIIGFPSFSIYAATKGAMNQVTKNLACEWAGDNIRVNCVAPGPIRTHIVQSLHRNEELMAREFVRIPLGRIGEPEEVASTVAFLCMPAASYITGQVICVDGGRTINGAS